In Fibrobacter sp. UWEL, the following are encoded in one genomic region:
- a CDS encoding fibro-slime domain-containing protein, translating to MGLFLALFVSCAYAQTVAIAHVIYDGDNLYYADNEENLKFQALEKEHDGTYTIKFKNERFKTDRRLRFGLNCTENSSNCDTYLYTAEEQLSFLKDIFPGYVYIKDGEKDTINTSVPEVWIELTNSGYKVLDKIPDEYVLPDSITAIVRVLPPWNNTSVLMYVDGNKYSMAPIRETYCGWFVDTLRIIPKNAYVSFKQSIGDTYLGKDGISHSELSISEEINLDSILAISNEVWISAKYGYPELYTSYPGDLGDCPVKKLPVMMFDWLHGNGNGDKDYRMRDAGGPDSLNDDRINEITQAGTTSQDFGTSGCVALAKGMVEETLGANGVPVRAKNFPENCKLSEHINDWFLPEVVAKDANGKEYTNVTCRTLDLELDNKGFWLGQKNKRSPEKGLFFLDDFEYLDSAKTVKNPYFDWISGGSSIGTHNYGFTMKIQAQFEYVKGQYFEFLGDDDVWVFINNKLVVDIGGQHGEQTGTVDLDDLGLTEGETYPFHIFYAERHKDESNFKMRTSIDLRTDASMFLTELSADTTVKKIKDVWQIVRERELACDFSSSPEKETTEHGPSNFTLFGKGVAKGGVALKTLDSAYYAGITVSENYTRLTIDIETLSKAMLLPPGTYYVRVALKSNPDEYIDVYFTVDPHELPTLAFGKYVKDSSYYNIGYNIEDTLYFDQYWSPFGNEITRNISSDTLPISQDKSEKMWAGRSYPVYVMYAEEWATMYSGIPVTITTNNPMLQPCDSMGDPISEILLEQGRASFFVKGLGEVVNGTLTVSSPGAENKSVDWIKINMAVPPVPQIETAYIYDRTGDGRADSIWVQFTKPLGVRDPNDSGISILDSAKFIFGANFDRSYKAVYEAGSTTASIFTDEPGFGSSIFTGGTGKAYSGKITVYYTYTDDAGKVTLFPVEGALTDHVGPVIIAAEVEYLNDGNTQLKLSFSEGLDYTQANTEMFRFHCWRNNVLDSIVKPASDIGTIPFDQWTLVFPKGSDLDLIPAVGDSVRFTPPSQNGEARDLLGIGPHENNPWVRVTGEQRITVTSPAVVTLTPGSEAFEKSKEIVRSDSATVPKILTGGNISAEAAAAEFGTQGHFLGDLDMAELVENEIAEIVKEVQGTSIYHDKDAVKKDSTSAAALASYTLEEILNKVAAGEISIEKAQKKYGVSETIVDAYKNGLLTKENLKNYAHGTEADIKDIVSAVADRTELRYKTTYYTSLGHFVNEESGSINCNADIYKVGGAENCLGSEGRLFLAWNMRSAGGRLAATGVYIARIQIMVKVNTKVITDRTQDFLWGVRRGQVNAVDFGL from the coding sequence TTGGGATTATTCCTAGCTCTGTTTGTGTCTTGCGCTTATGCGCAGACAGTCGCAATCGCACACGTCATTTACGATGGCGATAATCTTTATTATGCCGATAATGAAGAGAATTTAAAGTTTCAGGCTCTGGAGAAAGAGCACGACGGCACCTACACAATCAAATTCAAGAACGAACGCTTTAAAACCGATAGAAGGTTGCGCTTCGGCCTGAATTGTACAGAAAACTCAAGCAACTGCGATACTTACCTCTACACCGCAGAAGAACAGCTTTCCTTCCTGAAGGACATCTTCCCGGGTTATGTCTATATCAAGGACGGCGAGAAGGATACCATCAATACCTCCGTCCCCGAAGTATGGATTGAATTGACCAACTCCGGCTACAAGGTGCTGGACAAGATTCCCGACGAGTACGTTCTCCCCGATTCCATTACCGCAATCGTGAGAGTTCTCCCGCCCTGGAACAACACTTCCGTACTGATGTATGTGGACGGCAACAAGTATTCCATGGCTCCCATTCGCGAAACTTACTGCGGCTGGTTCGTGGACACTCTTAGAATCATCCCGAAGAACGCATACGTTTCCTTTAAGCAGAGCATCGGCGATACCTACCTTGGCAAGGACGGCATTTCCCATTCTGAACTTTCCATCTCCGAAGAAATCAACCTGGACTCCATCCTGGCCATCAGTAACGAAGTATGGATTTCCGCAAAGTACGGCTATCCGGAACTTTACACCTCTTACCCAGGCGACCTGGGCGATTGCCCTGTAAAGAAGCTTCCGGTGATGATGTTCGACTGGCTTCACGGTAACGGCAACGGCGATAAGGATTACAGAATGCGCGACGCCGGTGGACCGGACTCTCTCAACGACGACAGAATCAACGAAATTACCCAGGCGGGAACCACCAGCCAGGATTTCGGAACAAGTGGCTGTGTAGCTCTTGCCAAGGGTATGGTGGAAGAGACTCTGGGCGCTAACGGCGTTCCCGTACGTGCAAAGAACTTCCCCGAAAACTGCAAGCTTTCCGAACACATCAACGACTGGTTCCTTCCGGAAGTGGTCGCCAAGGATGCCAACGGCAAGGAATACACCAACGTCACTTGCCGCACCCTGGATCTGGAATTGGACAACAAGGGCTTCTGGCTGGGCCAGAAGAATAAGCGCAGTCCCGAAAAAGGTCTGTTCTTCCTGGATGACTTTGAATATTTGGACAGCGCAAAGACCGTCAAGAACCCTTACTTCGACTGGATTAGCGGTGGCAGTTCCATTGGAACTCACAACTACGGCTTTACCATGAAGATCCAGGCCCAGTTTGAATACGTGAAGGGTCAGTACTTTGAATTCCTGGGCGATGACGACGTGTGGGTGTTCATCAACAACAAGCTGGTGGTGGATATCGGCGGCCAGCACGGAGAACAGACCGGCACCGTCGACCTGGACGATCTGGGTCTGACAGAAGGTGAGACTTATCCGTTCCACATCTTCTATGCAGAACGTCACAAGGACGAATCCAACTTCAAGATGCGTACCTCCATCGACCTGCGTACAGACGCAAGCATGTTCCTTACGGAACTCTCTGCCGACACCACCGTGAAGAAGATCAAGGACGTGTGGCAGATCGTTCGCGAACGCGAACTGGCTTGCGACTTCTCCAGCAGTCCGGAAAAGGAAACCACCGAACACGGTCCGTCCAACTTTACCCTCTTCGGTAAGGGCGTTGCCAAGGGCGGCGTTGCCCTGAAGACTCTGGACTCCGCCTACTATGCAGGCATTACCGTTAGCGAAAACTACACTCGCCTGACCATCGACATCGAGACCCTGAGCAAGGCCATGCTCCTGCCTCCGGGAACTTACTACGTTCGAGTGGCCCTCAAGAGCAATCCCGATGAATACATCGACGTTTACTTCACCGTGGATCCTCACGAACTTCCCACCTTGGCTTTCGGCAAGTACGTAAAGGATTCCAGCTACTATAACATTGGCTACAACATCGAAGACACCTTGTACTTCGACCAGTACTGGAGCCCCTTCGGTAACGAAATCACTCGCAACATTTCTAGCGACACCTTGCCCATCAGCCAGGACAAGAGCGAGAAGATGTGGGCCGGACGTTCCTACCCGGTTTACGTGATGTACGCCGAAGAATGGGCAACCATGTACAGCGGCATTCCTGTAACCATCACTACCAACAACCCCATGCTCCAGCCCTGCGACTCCATGGGCGATCCCATCAGCGAAATCCTGCTGGAACAGGGCCGAGCAAGCTTCTTCGTGAAGGGTCTTGGCGAAGTGGTGAACGGAACACTGACCGTATCTAGCCCCGGCGCAGAAAACAAGAGCGTGGATTGGATTAAAATCAACATGGCCGTCCCGCCTGTCCCGCAGATTGAAACCGCCTACATTTACGACCGCACCGGTGATGGTCGCGCAGACAGTATCTGGGTTCAATTCACCAAGCCTCTTGGCGTAAGGGATCCCAACGATTCTGGCATCAGTATTCTTGACTCCGCAAAATTCATCTTCGGTGCAAACTTCGATAGATCCTACAAGGCCGTATACGAAGCTGGCAGTACCACCGCATCCATCTTTACGGACGAACCGGGCTTTGGCTCATCTATCTTTACAGGTGGAACGGGCAAGGCTTACTCGGGAAAGATAACAGTCTACTACACCTATACGGATGACGCTGGCAAGGTGACCTTGTTCCCTGTGGAAGGCGCCCTGACAGACCATGTAGGCCCCGTGATTATCGCAGCCGAAGTGGAATACCTGAACGACGGCAACACCCAGCTGAAACTTTCCTTCAGTGAAGGTCTGGATTACACTCAGGCTAATACGGAAATGTTCCGATTCCATTGCTGGAGAAACAATGTTCTGGATTCCATCGTGAAGCCGGCCAGCGACATCGGAACCATTCCCTTCGACCAGTGGACTCTCGTATTCCCCAAGGGCAGCGACCTGGATCTGATTCCCGCAGTAGGCGACTCCGTCCGCTTCACTCCGCCTTCCCAGAATGGCGAAGCAAGGGACCTGCTTGGAATCGGCCCCCACGAAAACAACCCCTGGGTTCGCGTCACTGGCGAACAACGTATTACGGTCACAAGCCCTGCCGTGGTAACTCTTACTCCTGGTTCCGAGGCCTTTGAAAAGTCCAAGGAAATTGTACGAAGCGACAGCGCAACCGTTCCCAAGATCCTTACTGGCGGAAACATTTCTGCAGAAGCCGCTGCAGCAGAATTCGGCACCCAGGGCCACTTCCTGGGAGACCTGGATATGGCTGAACTGGTGGAAAACGAAATTGCAGAAATCGTCAAGGAAGTTCAAGGCACCTCCATCTATCACGACAAGGACGCCGTGAAGAAGGATAGCACCAGCGCCGCAGCTCTTGCAAGCTACACTCTGGAAGAAATCCTCAACAAAGTTGCCGCAGGTGAAATTTCCATCGAAAAGGCCCAGAAGAAGTATGGCGTCAGCGAAACCATCGTCGATGCCTACAAGAACGGACTCCTGACCAAGGAAAACCTGAAGAACTACGCTCACGGCACCGAAGCTGATATCAAGGACATCGTTTCCGCCGTGGCAGACCGAACTGAACTGCGCTACAAGACCACTTACTACACCAGCCTGGGCCACTTCGTCAATGAGGAATCCGGCTCGATCAACTGCAACGCTGATATCTACAAGGTGGGCGGTGCGGAAAATTGCCTGGGTAGCGAAGGTCGCCTGTTCCTGGCATGGAATATGCGTTCCGCCGGCGGTAGACTGGCTGCAACCGGCGTCTACATTGCCCGTATCCAGATCATGGTGAAGGTCAACACCAAGGTCATTACCGACCGTACCCAGGACTTCCTGTGGGGTGTCCGTCGCGGTCAGGTCAATGCGGTAGATTTCGGTCTCTAA
- the pta gene encoding phosphate acetyltransferase: MNRVYLVAAKDMSAKVKEASDAVVAVGLKTATYKPSVNGAAAVEMLKSGNSAVLMEKIAADFLKQDFNAVDVVIVEGAQDMSDAAAYKYNDKLATALDAKIFCKDEDADLYCCTRLLKCVDCFVKSLKEPAAERKTSQAMFRAGLLQKASKAVKRIVLPEGSEPRTVQAAAIAVERNIAVPVLIGAKAEIEAVAAEKGVKLPANIEIIEPSDALAEKYVPTLVELRKSKGMTEEQARAALKDNVMLATMMLKMGEVDGLVSGAIHSTADTLRPALQIIKCAPGVKSVSSVFFMCLPGQTYVYGDCAINLNPTAEELAGIALQCDDTAKAFGLPSRVAMLSYSTINSGKGPDADLVKEATAIAKAARPDMALDGPLQYDAATTPSVGSLKAPGSAVAGKATVFVFPDLSAGNIGYKAVQRSAQGTIAIGPMLQGLAKPVNDLSRGALVEDIVYTIALTAVQAQ; encoded by the coding sequence ATGAATCGTGTATATCTCGTGGCCGCTAAGGACATGTCCGCAAAGGTTAAGGAAGCTAGTGACGCAGTTGTCGCCGTAGGCCTCAAGACCGCAACCTACAAGCCGTCCGTGAATGGCGCCGCTGCCGTGGAAATGTTAAAGTCCGGCAACAGCGCTGTCCTTATGGAAAAGATCGCTGCAGACTTCCTCAAGCAGGATTTTAACGCAGTGGATGTTGTCATCGTGGAAGGCGCTCAGGACATGAGTGACGCTGCCGCCTACAAGTACAACGACAAGCTGGCCACCGCCCTGGACGCAAAGATCTTCTGCAAGGACGAAGATGCTGACCTTTACTGCTGCACCCGCCTCCTGAAGTGCGTAGATTGTTTCGTCAAGAGCCTGAAGGAACCCGCCGCCGAACGTAAGACTTCTCAGGCTATGTTCCGCGCAGGTCTTCTCCAGAAGGCTTCCAAGGCTGTCAAGCGCATCGTTCTTCCCGAAGGTTCTGAACCTCGTACCGTTCAGGCTGCAGCCATCGCCGTAGAACGTAACATTGCTGTTCCCGTCCTCATTGGCGCAAAGGCTGAAATCGAAGCCGTCGCCGCAGAAAAGGGCGTAAAGCTTCCCGCTAACATCGAAATTATCGAACCTTCCGATGCTCTTGCCGAAAAGTACGTCCCCACTCTGGTGGAACTCCGTAAGTCCAAGGGCATGACCGAAGAACAGGCCCGCGCAGCCCTTAAGGACAACGTGATGCTTGCTACCATGATGTTAAAGATGGGTGAAGTGGACGGTCTCGTTTCTGGTGCCATCCACTCTACCGCAGACACTCTCCGCCCGGCTCTTCAGATCATCAAGTGCGCTCCTGGCGTTAAGTCCGTGAGCTCCGTATTCTTTATGTGCCTCCCCGGCCAGACTTATGTGTACGGTGACTGCGCTATTAATCTGAACCCCACCGCAGAAGAACTTGCAGGTATCGCCCTCCAGTGCGATGATACCGCAAAGGCTTTCGGACTTCCCAGCCGCGTGGCAATGCTCTCCTACAGCACCATCAATTCCGGTAAGGGTCCCGACGCAGATCTCGTGAAGGAAGCTACCGCTATCGCTAAGGCTGCTCGCCCCGACATGGCTCTGGATGGCCCGCTGCAGTACGATGCAGCAACCACTCCCAGCGTGGGCTCCCTGAAGGCTCCGGGTTCCGCTGTGGCTGGCAAGGCAACCGTGTTTGTGTTTCCGGATCTTTCTGCCGGTAACATCGGCTATAAGGCTGTGCAGCGTTCCGCTCAGGGCACCATCGCTATTGGCCCCATGCTCCAGGGCCTCGCAAAGCCCGTGAACGACCTGTCCCGTGGCGCCTTGGTGGAAGACATCGTCTATACCATCGCCCTGACTGCAGTTCAAGCACAGTAA
- a CDS encoding ATP-dependent 6-phosphofructokinase, whose protein sequence is MTQEDILQNPTEYDLSIETVGVGTLKSPLKGLQYVSDSEQVSLTTDVKRIKHFYETGTPVPSLEAAGPRETIFHDPAWTRAGIITCGGLCPGLNSVIKGLVQTLWFDYGVRNIFGIPYGYRGLNPKYGYSPKVLNPDVVDAIQEDGGTILGSSRGEQDPAIMVDTLMRLNINILFCIGGDGTLRGAHAIAEEVKKRKQPISIIGIPKTIDNDLNLIDRTFGFETAVLSATDVITCAHNEANGAFNGLGLVKLMGRDSGFIAAYAALATTVVNICLVPEVPFTLEGLCKALESRYDNGKTHAVIAVAEGAGQELFLDQPERKDASGNVLKNDIGEFLTRKIKEHFNKVGKEINIKYFDPSYMVRSTPAKGTDAIFCFQLAEAAVHAGMAGKTDMVVGSMNNAFSHVPIEYAVNERKKINPNGNLWHAVLGMTRQQDYFSGKGKGHK, encoded by the coding sequence ATGACACAAGAAGATATTCTGCAGAATCCGACTGAATATGATCTTTCTATCGAAACTGTAGGCGTGGGAACCTTGAAGTCCCCTCTGAAGGGCCTACAGTACGTTTCCGACAGTGAACAGGTAAGCCTGACGACTGACGTGAAGCGCATCAAGCATTTCTACGAAACAGGCACTCCGGTGCCCAGCCTGGAAGCTGCTGGCCCCCGCGAAACCATTTTCCACGACCCGGCATGGACCCGCGCTGGCATCATTACTTGCGGCGGCCTCTGCCCCGGCCTGAATAGCGTGATCAAGGGCCTTGTTCAGACCCTGTGGTTTGACTACGGCGTTCGCAACATCTTTGGTATTCCCTATGGCTACCGCGGTCTCAATCCCAAGTATGGCTACTCTCCCAAGGTCCTGAATCCGGACGTTGTGGACGCCATCCAGGAAGACGGCGGCACCATTCTCGGCAGCTCCCGCGGTGAACAGGATCCGGCCATCATGGTGGACACCCTGATGCGTCTGAACATCAACATTCTGTTCTGCATCGGCGGTGACGGTACCCTCCGCGGCGCTCACGCCATTGCCGAAGAAGTGAAGAAGCGCAAGCAGCCCATTTCCATCATCGGTATTCCCAAGACCATCGACAACGACTTGAACCTCATTGACAGAACCTTCGGTTTCGAAACCGCAGTTCTCAGTGCAACAGACGTGATCACCTGCGCCCATAACGAAGCAAACGGTGCATTCAACGGTCTTGGCCTGGTGAAGCTCATGGGTCGCGACTCCGGCTTTATTGCTGCCTACGCAGCTCTTGCTACTACCGTGGTGAACATCTGCCTGGTTCCCGAAGTTCCCTTTACTCTGGAAGGCCTCTGCAAGGCTCTGGAAAGCCGCTACGACAACGGCAAGACTCACGCCGTGATCGCAGTTGCCGAAGGCGCCGGCCAGGAACTGTTCCTAGACCAGCCGGAACGTAAGGATGCTAGCGGTAACGTCCTGAAGAACGATATTGGTGAATTCCTGACCCGCAAGATCAAGGAACACTTCAACAAGGTGGGCAAGGAAATCAACATCAAGTACTTTGACCCCAGCTACATGGTTCGTAGCACCCCGGCCAAGGGTACCGACGCTATTTTCTGTTTCCAGCTGGCTGAAGCCGCCGTACACGCAGGTATGGCCGGTAAGACCGACATGGTGGTGGGCAGCATGAACAATGCCTTCTCCCACGTACCTATCGAATACGCCGTCAACGAACGTAAGAAGATCAACCCCAACGGAAACCTGTGGCACGCTGTGCTGGGCATGACCCGCCAGCAGGACTACTTCTCCGGTAAGGGCAAGGGTCACAAGTAA
- a CDS encoding cell wall metabolism sensor histidine kinase WalK, which yields MRTLNVSEILSYLKKHQAIVKDRLVFVSIFLVIGVPLSILFVHTYQQSSALAEKTQLYSANNAYQALSDDLTQDFNGENNRSYKVYGILNSTPVIGGYSPQISESFFFPDSAGPYCSFDVENNHCRKGLVGHFQIDQSNTLLTPFYPDTNAIVGKMVWDYYAFEDEKQRRSIRDLIKQLVDTLEIRNEIVSQESFQVVDSTKVAEAPIIDQLWDKNSNINIRRTEITSEDEALTYFVETAKMDSANMGRMQLSIGNDLSVVTSLFQAKYSRGYIVFYRDIGFGALSMVQGFVVNQNTYLNYRLLSLPREIANPDYAVELALDGKVENTRGRKKFNSRLIFEKSLSAPFEQLTFRVYSNSGQQLAGYTILLTGTILLIIIAICLITIYRFTRSKVDLATKRQDFVSAITHELKTPLAAIKMYAELLQNSWVANEEKKQRYYNQIASEADRLSRLIQNVLNLSKLDGNRWNVQLRMERPKAVIDDFLATYSKNVEKQGFELTVSTDMEADNIHLLIDRDAIMQILMNLVDNSLKFSKKSDYKMISIELAIKGTDMYMAVRDYGPGIPPSEMKKVFQEFYRVENEMTRQTSGTGIGLSMVKKLCTLCNMKIEVENANPGLRTKIHFPPLEL from the coding sequence ATGCGAACGCTAAACGTATCTGAAATTCTCTCTTACTTAAAGAAACACCAGGCGATTGTCAAAGACCGCCTGGTGTTTGTTTCCATTTTTCTAGTTATTGGCGTCCCGCTGAGCATTCTTTTTGTGCATACCTACCAGCAGTCTTCTGCTCTTGCGGAAAAGACCCAGCTGTACTCGGCAAACAACGCTTACCAGGCACTGTCCGACGATCTTACCCAGGATTTCAACGGAGAGAACAACCGTTCCTATAAGGTTTACGGCATCCTGAACTCAACACCTGTGATCGGCGGTTACAGCCCCCAGATTTCAGAATCCTTCTTCTTCCCGGATTCCGCGGGTCCTTACTGCTCCTTCGATGTAGAAAACAACCACTGCCGTAAAGGTCTAGTGGGACATTTCCAGATTGACCAAAGCAACACCCTTCTCACGCCGTTCTATCCCGACACCAACGCCATCGTGGGCAAGATGGTATGGGATTACTACGCTTTCGAAGATGAAAAGCAGAGACGTTCCATCAGGGATTTGATCAAGCAGCTTGTGGACACTCTTGAGATCCGTAACGAAATCGTGAGTCAGGAATCCTTCCAGGTGGTGGACTCTACGAAAGTGGCGGAAGCTCCCATTATCGACCAGCTGTGGGACAAGAATTCCAACATCAACATCCGCCGTACGGAAATTACTTCCGAAGACGAAGCCTTGACCTACTTCGTCGAAACAGCCAAGATGGACAGCGCCAACATGGGACGCATGCAGTTATCCATCGGTAATGACTTGAGCGTGGTTACTTCCCTATTCCAGGCTAAGTATTCCAGAGGCTACATCGTCTTCTATCGAGACATTGGCTTTGGCGCACTTTCCATGGTGCAAGGTTTTGTGGTCAATCAAAATACTTACCTAAACTACCGGCTGCTTAGTCTGCCCCGGGAAATTGCAAATCCGGATTACGCCGTGGAACTGGCCCTGGACGGCAAGGTGGAGAACACTCGTGGTCGCAAGAAGTTCAACAGCAGGCTGATCTTCGAGAAGAGTCTTTCCGCACCGTTTGAACAGCTTACCTTCCGAGTTTATTCCAACAGCGGTCAGCAGCTGGCCGGATACACCATCCTGCTGACAGGCACCATCCTGCTGATTATCATCGCCATCTGTCTGATTACCATTTACAGGTTTACCCGCAGTAAGGTGGATCTTGCCACCAAGCGTCAGGACTTCGTCTCCGCCATCACTCACGAACTGAAGACTCCTCTGGCAGCCATCAAGATGTATGCGGAACTCCTGCAAAATTCCTGGGTGGCAAACGAGGAAAAGAAGCAGCGCTACTACAACCAGATTGCAAGTGAAGCCGACCGCCTTTCCCGCCTGATCCAGAACGTGCTTAATTTGTCCAAACTGGATGGAAACCGCTGGAATGTGCAGCTGCGCATGGAACGCCCCAAGGCAGTCATTGACGACTTCTTGGCCACCTACAGCAAGAACGTGGAAAAGCAGGGCTTTGAGCTGACGGTCTCCACCGACATGGAAGCGGACAACATCCACCTGCTCATTGACCGTGACGCCATCATGCAGATCCTCATGAACCTGGTGGATAACTCCCTGAAGTTCAGCAAGAAGTCCGACTACAAGATGATCAGCATTGAACTTGCCATCAAGGGTACGGACATGTACATGGCTGTTCGCGACTACGGCCCAGGTATTCCTCCCTCCGAAATGAAGAAGGTGTTCCAGGAGTTCTACCGCGTGGAAAATGAAATGACCCGACAGACAAGCGGAACGGGTATCGGCCTATCCATGGTGAAAAAGCTTTGCACTTTATGTAATATGAAGATTGAAGTGGAAAACGCAAACCCTGGCTTAAGGACAAAAATTCATTTCCCCCCGCTGGAGCTGTAA